A window of the Syntrophaceae bacterium genome harbors these coding sequences:
- a CDS encoding Zn-ribbon domain-containing OB-fold protein translates to MESGDASQPFAYAVGMHGSKFFAETRDNKRFMGVKCPKCGKVYIPPRGVCGSCFVEMNDWVEVGPKGVIGTFTILRFAFIDPETGHQKPVPYGYGFIKLDGADTLLQHYIDLEDESKVKIGARVEPVFAQERKGNTRDVEYFRVID, encoded by the coding sequence ATTGAATCCGGTGACGCGTCACAGCCTTTTGCATATGCGGTAGGGATGCACGGCAGCAAGTTTTTCGCAGAAACCCGTGACAACAAGCGCTTCATGGGGGTAAAGTGCCCCAAGTGCGGCAAGGTGTATATCCCGCCGCGGGGCGTCTGTGGCTCGTGTTTTGTGGAAATGAATGACTGGGTCGAAGTCGGCCCGAAGGGTGTGATCGGCACGTTCACCATTTTGCGCTTTGCCTTCATCGATCCGGAAACCGGGCACCAGAAACCGGTGCCTTACGGCTATGGGTTCATCAAGCTGGATGGCGCCGACACGCTGCTGCAGCACTATATCGATCTTGAGGATGAGAGCAAGGTCAAGATCGGCGCCCGTGTGGAACCGGTGTTCGCTCAAGAACGCAAGGGGAACACAAGGGATGTTGAATACTTCAGGGTCATAGACTGA
- a CDS encoding thiolase family protein: protein MAKRVAIVGTGQTFHKSHRPDVNGQELINEAVQRALIDANLKMKDISAILIGNMDHFEGINYVDCWSVDGSGGVMKPVIKITTGGTTGASLAIGGYHMVASGMFEKVLIIGWEKNSESDTTGAITTAFDPIWDRQVFAGAISGLAAEAQGYMARFGACDRDAARVSVRDRKHATNNPHAQLRKEVTLEEVLASPMLADPIHLLDVCPRTDGACAVIMANEDVAGKICSVPDWIWATAARHSYTYLGDGDWGRLTSMEKCAKEIWKKTGIKEPRKEIDVIEMYQPYSFAGLIWIEDMGIVGHGEAPQYIWDGNTDMGGELPVNPSGGVIACNPIGATGLIRCAEAAMQVMGKADARQVPDVNFAVSTGFGGCMWTDMLLHGKRKPN, encoded by the coding sequence ATGGCGAAACGAGTAGCAATCGTGGGGACGGGACAGACCTTCCACAAGAGCCATCGGCCGGATGTGAACGGTCAGGAACTCATTAATGAGGCGGTTCAGCGTGCGTTGATTGACGCCAATCTGAAGATGAAGGACATCAGCGCCATCCTCATCGGCAATATGGATCACTTTGAAGGGATCAACTATGTGGACTGCTGGAGCGTCGATGGTTCCGGCGGCGTCATGAAGCCGGTCATCAAGATCACCACCGGCGGTACAACGGGTGCATCCCTGGCCATCGGGGGCTACCATATGGTTGCTTCCGGCATGTTTGAGAAGGTTTTGATCATCGGCTGGGAGAAAAACTCCGAATCCGATACGACCGGCGCCATTACGACGGCCTTCGATCCCATCTGGGACCGGCAGGTCTTCGCCGGCGCCATCTCGGGGCTCGCCGCCGAAGCGCAGGGCTACATGGCGCGTTTCGGCGCCTGCGACCGGGATGCGGCGCGCGTCTCCGTGCGCGATCGGAAGCATGCGACGAACAACCCCCATGCGCAGCTCCGGAAAGAGGTGACGCTGGAAGAAGTGCTGGCCTCGCCGATGCTGGCTGACCCGATCCACCTGCTCGATGTCTGCCCCCGGACGGACGGAGCCTGTGCGGTCATCATGGCCAACGAGGACGTTGCCGGAAAGATCTGCTCCGTACCGGATTGGATCTGGGCCACCGCCGCCCGTCACTCCTACACCTATCTCGGCGACGGCGACTGGGGCCGGCTGACGAGCATGGAAAAATGCGCCAAGGAGATCTGGAAGAAAACGGGGATCAAGGAGCCGCGGAAAGAGATCGACGTCATCGAGATGTATCAGCCTTACTCCTTTGCCGGGCTCATCTGGATCGAGGACATGGGCATCGTCGGCCATGGCGAGGCGCCCCAGTACATCTGGGACGGCAACACCGACATGGGCGGGGAGCTTCCCGTCAATCCCTCGGGCGGCGTCATCGCCTGCAACCCCATCGGGGCGACCGGGCTCATCCGCTGCGCGGAGGCGGCGATGCAGGTCATGGGCAAGGCGGACGCACGACAGGTGCCGGACGTCAATTTTGCCGTCAGCACCGGATTCGGGGGCTGCATGTGGACCGATATGCTCCTTCACGGGAAGAGAAAACCCAATTGA
- a CDS encoding PAS domain S-box protein has product MGDEKKTKKQLIEENIQLRRQIEALKKRAIPGGRELEEILRESEDKYLALVEKVNEGIIIVQDERFIFVNRKMSDLLGIPVDDLIGKRVFDYIWPDDRERIAANYTRRLGGEEVDSSYELRIKGAGGTLKWVTLSVSLVKWNGRPATLNLITDITERKVAENNLRLSELKFRAVTESSSTAIFLIQDRTYTYINPAFETMTGYTMDDLADMSFWDFIHPDDQELVKTRGLSRLKGENPQARYEFKIITKSGKEKWVDFSATAIRLNDIPTIVGSSTDITERKAAEGKLRENEQFLASLIDNSGALVYVKDMDGRYLLINRKWEQVTGWMRRVVLGRTDDELFPGAVGRQFRVNDLAVMHSGTTMELEEVLEDEKSKRFFHSIKFPMRDKNGAVSGLCGMTTEITERKAAEQALQESEFRWKFALEGAGDGIWDWDLQTNRVFYSLQWKTILGYGEAEIGDGLDEWERRVHPDDLKGCWENLERHFLGESAIYQKEHRLLCKNGEYKWILARGKVIQRADDGKPLRIIGTHTDINEQKRIEETLRETEERFRLITENAHDTVWLMDVNLRTTWISSSVKKTRGFTLEELQALPLDRHLTTPSLRLALDLIEKNLTPERLADPREEMTISAELEFYRKDGSTFWADTVITLLRDGNRNPAGFLGLSRDTTERRRMEEELRKTGENYRRLFESAGEGIMIVQGEVIRLANPALVKILGYRPDTLMERPFVSFIHPDDRTMVLGRHLRRMKGEDVETGYTFRAITADGNEKWLEIHSQIISWEGAPASLSFVMDITARKRMEEELQESQRRLGDIIDFLPDATLVIDREGRVIAWNRAMEAMTGIRQDSMLGKGDRAYSIPFYGDRRAILIDLALKPDPEREKQYTSIRRQGDTIFGEAYTRNLPPGNIHLSATASVLRDSRGEIIAAIECVRDNTERKRMEERLARAEKMEALGTLAGGVAHDLNNVLGVLVGYSELLAEKLPLGGQMRRYADNILQSGVKGAAIIQDLLTLARRGVAVSEVVDLNKVVRDYLKTPEYEKLMSDHGQVICRSELAGDLLYIHGSPVHLAKTVMNLVANAAEAISGKGIVTIRTENRYLDQPISGYDDVQEGDYVVLTVTDTGKGIAERDIAKIFEPFYSKKVMGRSGTGLGLAVVWGTVKDHSGYIDVKSEEDAGTIFTLYFPVTREEPAAPEKTAAVATYAGKGEFILVVDDVKEQRELAASMLGRLGYRVEAVSSGEEVITYLRRKTADLVVLDMIMDPGMDGMETYRKILEINPKQKAIIVSGFSETDRVRETQQLGAGAFVRKPYIMEKIGLAVRRELDRK; this is encoded by the coding sequence ATGGGAGACGAAAAAAAAACAAAAAAACAACTGATCGAAGAAAACATCCAGCTTCGCCGTCAGATCGAAGCGTTGAAGAAAAGGGCGATTCCCGGCGGCAGGGAGTTGGAAGAAATTCTGAGGGAAAGCGAAGACAAGTATCTTGCCCTGGTGGAAAAGGTGAATGAGGGCATCATCATTGTTCAGGATGAGCGCTTCATCTTCGTTAACCGGAAAATGTCCGATCTTCTGGGGATCCCGGTTGACGACCTGATCGGCAAGCGGGTCTTCGACTACATCTGGCCGGACGACCGGGAGAGGATCGCCGCGAATTACACAAGGCGACTTGGGGGAGAAGAAGTCGATTCCTCGTATGAACTCCGGATCAAAGGGGCGGGAGGAACATTGAAATGGGTGACCTTGTCGGTCTCTCTGGTCAAATGGAACGGCAGGCCCGCAACACTGAACCTGATCACCGACATCACCGAACGCAAGGTGGCCGAAAATAACCTTCGTCTCAGCGAGTTGAAATTTCGCGCTGTAACGGAAAGTTCCTCCACAGCCATTTTTCTGATTCAGGATAGAACGTATACATACATCAATCCGGCCTTCGAGACCATGACCGGCTATACCATGGATGACCTTGCCGACATGAGCTTCTGGGATTTCATCCACCCTGATGATCAGGAACTGGTAAAAACCAGGGGGCTCAGCCGTTTGAAAGGGGAAAACCCTCAAGCAAGGTATGAATTCAAAATCATTACAAAAAGCGGAAAAGAAAAGTGGGTGGATTTCTCTGCGACAGCCATCCGGTTGAATGACATACCGACGATTGTCGGATCGTCGACGGACATCACCGAACGCAAGGCAGCGGAGGGAAAACTAAGGGAAAATGAACAGTTTCTTGCCAGCCTGATCGATAACAGCGGCGCCCTCGTCTATGTGAAGGACATGGATGGCCGCTATCTTCTCATCAACCGGAAGTGGGAGCAGGTGACCGGATGGATGCGCAGGGTGGTCCTGGGCAGGACGGATGATGAATTGTTTCCCGGTGCCGTCGGCCGTCAGTTTCGCGTGAATGACCTTGCAGTCATGCACTCCGGGACCACAATGGAACTGGAAGAGGTTCTTGAAGACGAGAAAAGCAAACGCTTTTTTCATTCCATCAAGTTTCCCATGCGGGACAAGAACGGCGCCGTATCGGGCCTGTGCGGAATGACCACGGAAATCACGGAGCGCAAGGCGGCCGAGCAGGCCCTGCAGGAAAGCGAGTTTCGCTGGAAGTTTGCCCTCGAAGGAGCGGGAGACGGCATCTGGGATTGGGATCTCCAGACAAACAGGGTCTTTTATTCGCTGCAGTGGAAGACGATTCTCGGCTATGGGGAAGCCGAAATCGGCGACGGTCTGGATGAATGGGAAAGACGCGTCCATCCTGACGATCTCAAGGGCTGCTGGGAAAATCTGGAGAGGCACTTCTTAGGGGAAAGCGCCATCTACCAAAAGGAACACCGGCTTCTTTGCAAGAATGGAGAATACAAGTGGATCCTTGCCCGGGGAAAGGTCATCCAGCGGGCCGATGACGGCAAGCCTCTCCGCATCATCGGCACCCATACCGATATCAATGAGCAAAAACGGATAGAGGAGACGCTGCGGGAAACCGAAGAAAGATTCCGGCTGATTACGGAAAATGCCCACGACACCGTATGGCTCATGGACGTGAACCTCCGGACGACCTGGATCTCCTCATCCGTCAAGAAGACGCGCGGTTTCACTCTGGAAGAGTTGCAGGCCCTTCCCCTGGATCGGCACCTGACAACACCATCTCTCCGGCTTGCCCTCGATCTGATCGAGAAAAATCTCACGCCGGAAAGACTCGCCGATCCGCGGGAAGAAATGACGATCTCAGCGGAACTGGAATTTTACCGCAAGGATGGCTCCACCTTCTGGGCCGACACGGTCATCACGCTGCTCCGGGACGGAAACAGAAACCCGGCCGGTTTCCTGGGTCTTTCCAGGGACACCACCGAGCGCCGGCGAATGGAAGAAGAATTGCGGAAAACCGGAGAGAATTATCGACGCCTGTTTGAAAGTGCAGGAGAGGGAATCATGATCGTCCAGGGCGAGGTGATTCGCCTCGCCAATCCCGCTCTTGTGAAAATTCTGGGATACAGACCAGATACGCTGATGGAGCGGCCGTTCGTTTCCTTCATACATCCGGATGACCGCACCATGGTCCTCGGCCGCCACCTGAGGAGGATGAAGGGAGAGGACGTCGAAACGGGATATACTTTCAGAGCCATTACAGCGGACGGCAATGAAAAGTGGCTGGAAATTCATTCCCAGATCATTTCCTGGGAAGGCGCCCCCGCCTCCCTGAGTTTCGTCATGGACATCACCGCGCGCAAGCGGATGGAAGAAGAGCTGCAGGAATCGCAAAGAAGACTGGGAGACATCATCGACTTTCTTCCCGACGCCACCCTGGTCATCGACAGGGAGGGCAGGGTCATCGCCTGGAACCGGGCGATGGAAGCCATGACGGGAATCAGGCAGGACAGCATGCTCGGCAAAGGGGATCGGGCCTATTCCATCCCGTTCTATGGCGACAGAAGGGCGATCCTGATCGATCTGGCCCTCAAGCCGGATCCTGAACGGGAAAAGCAATACACGTCCATTCGCAGACAGGGAGATACGATCTTCGGCGAAGCCTACACCAGGAATCTGCCGCCTGGAAACATTCATCTTTCCGCAACGGCCTCCGTCCTTCGCGATTCCAGGGGCGAGATTATCGCCGCGATCGAGTGCGTCCGCGACAACACGGAGCGCAAGCGTATGGAAGAGCGCCTGGCGAGGGCCGAGAAGATGGAGGCTCTGGGCACGCTGGCCGGCGGTGTGGCCCACGACCTTAACAACGTGCTGGGCGTATTGGTCGGGTATTCGGAATTACTGGCGGAGAAGCTGCCCCTGGGTGGCCAGATGAGGAGATATGCCGACAACATCCTCCAATCCGGCGTCAAGGGGGCGGCCATCATCCAGGATCTCCTGACGCTGGCCAGGCGCGGCGTAGCCGTCTCCGAGGTGGTCGATCTGAACAAGGTGGTGAGGGATTATCTCAAGACACCGGAGTATGAAAAACTGATGTCCGATCACGGGCAAGTGATCTGCCGGTCGGAGCTGGCGGGAGACCTGCTGTACATCCATGGATCTCCGGTTCACCTCGCCAAGACGGTCATGAATCTGGTCGCAAATGCCGCAGAGGCCATCTCCGGCAAGGGAATCGTGACAATCCGAACGGAGAATCGCTACCTGGATCAGCCCATCAGCGGATACGACGACGTGCAGGAAGGGGATTACGTCGTTCTGACGGTAACCGATACGGGAAAAGGCATTGCCGAAAGGGACATTGCGAAAATTTTCGAACCCTTCTACTCGAAGAAGGTCATGGGAAGAAGCGGGACCGGGCTGGGACTGGCCGTTGTCTGGGGTACCGTCAAGGATCACAGCGGATACATCGACGTGAAGAGCGAGGAAGATGCGGGAACAATCTTCACCCTCTATTTTCCCGTGACCCGGGAAGAACCGGCGGCTCCCGAAAAAACGGCGGCCGTTGCCACCTATGCGGGTAAAGGCGAATTCATTCTGGTCGTGGATGATGTGAAGGAGCAACGGGAATTGGCCGCCAGCATGCTCGGGCGTCTCGGCTATCGTGTTGAAGCTGTTTCCAGCGGGGAAGAGGTGATAACGTACCTTCGCCGCAAAACAGCGGATCTCGTTGTACTGGATATGATCATGGATCCCGGGATGGACGGAATGGAGACGTATCGGAAGATCCTGGAGATCAATCCGAAGCAGAAAGCGATCATCGTCAGCGGATTCTCGGAGACGGATCGGGTCAGGGAAACCCAGCAGCTCGGCGCCGGCGCATTTGTCCGGAAGCCTTACATCATGGAAAAGATCGGCCTTGCCGTCCGGCGGGAACTGGATCGGAAATAA
- a CDS encoding flavodoxin family protein, which yields MKAIGIIGSPRKTGNTSMLVNEALRGMQEDGSETKVFYLNEMQIRGCQGCRTCKKPEAKCALKDDMAVLYQEIESADAVVIGSPVYMLQMTGQTKLFVDRLYAFMNPDFSHRLGNGKKTLMIYAQGQPAPEIFQNSFDTNKAILSMLGFNIQDTIVAAGMADPGDVMKKDGIMGKAYAAGKALLTS from the coding sequence ATGAAGGCGATCGGTATTATCGGAAGTCCGCGAAAGACGGGGAACACGTCAATGCTTGTGAATGAGGCGCTTCGCGGGATGCAGGAAGACGGTTCGGAGACGAAGGTTTTCTACCTGAACGAGATGCAGATCCGGGGCTGCCAGGGATGCAGGACCTGCAAAAAGCCCGAGGCGAAATGTGCCCTGAAGGACGACATGGCTGTGCTGTACCAGGAGATCGAAAGCGCCGATGCCGTCGTGATCGGCTCCCCGGTTTACATGCTCCAGATGACCGGGCAGACAAAGCTCTTCGTGGACCGGCTTTATGCCTTTATGAATCCGGATTTCTCGCACCGGTTGGGGAATGGGAAGAAGACCCTGATGATCTATGCCCAGGGGCAGCCGGCACCGGAGATATTCCAGAACTCCTTTGACACGAACAAGGCCATTCTTTCGATGCTCGGCTTCAACATTCAGGATACCATCGTTGCGGCCGGTATGGCGGATCCTGGGGATGTCATGAAGAAAGACGGGATCATGGGGAAGGCCTATGCAGCGGGGAAGGCCCTTTTGACAAGCTGA
- a CDS encoding thiolase family protein, whose product MDKAAIIGVGMTKIEANKNRETFADMAWEAVNKALADAGMTIDDIDNVITTSSDFWDGRTISCMAVADASGAADKNTSCVEGDGTYGAFYGYTRALSGSYKTTLVTGHSKGSQCISSLITNSSFDPIYERGLGMDMITACAMQANAYMDRTGLKPDDMAMVSVKNHGNALKNPLAQLPMKLTVDDVMKSEMIADPLRKLDCSPVSDGCCAVIIAHESVATKFKQQPVWIKGLSFCADHFFFGDRDLARSKSLAEAAKNAYSMAGIKDPKKEIDVVELYDAFTYQELLWLEEMGLAEYGKAAGLLKAGHFNMDGPLPVNPSGGLLAGHPVIAAGLYRIAEVVMQLRGDAGAHQVKKAKTGLAHGVNGLCGQSHCVWILDKER is encoded by the coding sequence ATGGATAAGGCAGCAATCATCGGCGTCGGAATGACGAAAATCGAGGCGAATAAGAATCGGGAGACCTTTGCCGACATGGCCTGGGAAGCGGTGAACAAGGCCCTCGCGGATGCAGGCATGACCATCGATGACATCGACAATGTCATCACGACCTCCAGTGACTTCTGGGACGGCCGCACCATCTCCTGCATGGCCGTAGCCGATGCCAGCGGCGCGGCGGATAAGAACACCTCCTGTGTGGAAGGTGACGGGACCTATGGCGCTTTTTACGGTTACACCCGCGCCCTGTCGGGTTCCTACAAAACGACTTTGGTCACGGGCCACTCGAAGGGTTCCCAGTGCATCTCCAGCCTGATCACCAACTCGTCCTTCGACCCGATCTACGAGCGGGGACTGGGCATGGACATGATTACGGCGTGCGCGATGCAAGCCAATGCCTACATGGACCGGACCGGGCTGAAGCCGGATGACATGGCGATGGTCTCGGTGAAGAACCACGGAAATGCGCTCAAGAATCCCCTGGCGCAGCTTCCCATGAAACTGACCGTCGACGATGTCATGAAGTCCGAGATGATCGCGGACCCGCTCCGCAAGCTTGACTGCTCGCCCGTGTCGGACGGGTGCTGTGCCGTGATCATCGCCCACGAGTCGGTGGCCACGAAATTCAAGCAGCAGCCCGTCTGGATCAAGGGGCTGTCCTTCTGTGCGGATCATTTCTTTTTCGGCGACCGCGACCTGGCCCGGAGCAAATCTCTCGCCGAAGCGGCCAAGAACGCTTACAGCATGGCCGGGATCAAGGACCCAAAGAAAGAGATCGACGTGGTGGAACTCTACGACGCCTTCACCTACCAGGAACTGCTCTGGCTCGAAGAGATGGGGCTGGCGGAATACGGAAAGGCGGCCGGTCTTCTCAAGGCGGGTCACTTCAACATGGACGGCCCCCTGCCCGTGAATCCTTCAGGCGGCCTGCTTGCGGGGCATCCCGTCATTGCCGCGGGGCTGTATCGAATTGCCGAGGTCGTCATGCAACTGCGCGGCGACGCCGGGGCGCATCAGGTGAAGAAAGCGAAAACCGGCCTTGCCCATGGCGTGAACGGTCTCTGTGGTCAGTCACACTGCGTCTGGATTCTGGACAAGGAAAGGTAG
- a CDS encoding class I SAM-dependent methyltransferase, with protein sequence MAVPTDAPPKNIYRDPSIEMEEDGEYLRQLSLFVQSCTEKGIELVKIGELIADLNQRRSFLDIGAGGGDLTIPVSSSFESTTVVEPNELQAHRLRRRCPTFRVINDRWDNVDLGAERFEFILCSHVLYYVPEGTWLATIEKMHDHLEPGGRIAIVIQSPIGEVAEFFSRFAQYDVNILGLWGELIRKYGDESVEVRYFINEIFTENLEDMVSIGLFLLIDRNYRRHEDEIRKYFEARHKTPEGYRLRQDDILLVIRK encoded by the coding sequence ATGGCCGTGCCGACCGACGCTCCCCCGAAGAATATCTACAGGGATCCATCCATCGAGATGGAAGAGGACGGGGAATATCTGCGTCAGCTTTCACTTTTTGTCCAGTCCTGCACGGAAAAGGGGATTGAGCTGGTCAAGATCGGTGAGCTGATTGCGGATCTGAATCAGCGCCGGTCGTTCCTGGACATCGGCGCCGGCGGCGGGGACCTGACCATCCCGGTTTCTTCGTCCTTTGAATCGACGACTGTCGTGGAGCCGAACGAACTGCAGGCGCATCGCCTCCGGCGCAGATGCCCCACCTTCCGGGTGATCAACGATCGGTGGGACAATGTCGACCTCGGAGCGGAGCGATTCGAATTCATTCTCTGTTCCCATGTCCTGTACTACGTTCCGGAGGGGACGTGGCTCGCCACGATCGAAAAAATGCACGATCACTTGGAGCCCGGCGGCCGCATCGCCATTGTCATTCAATCGCCCATCGGAGAGGTTGCGGAATTCTTCAGCCGCTTTGCCCAATATGACGTCAATATCCTCGGTTTATGGGGGGAGTTGATTCGGAAATACGGCGATGAGTCCGTCGAGGTCCGGTATTTTATCAACGAAATCTTCACGGAGAATCTGGAAGACATGGTCTCCATCGGCCTCTTCCTCCTGATCGACAGGAATTACCGGCGTCATGAGGACGAGATCCGGAAGTACTTCGAGGCTCGCCATAAAACGCCGGAAGGGTATCGTCTCAGGCAGGATGACATCCTGCTCGTGATCCGGAAATAA
- a CDS encoding autotransporter outer membrane beta-barrel domain-containing protein — MKKIPILLCLLWALLCVPLSAARCEDWRNLVQPLGTLVAVETAATVNARLGGIPPFESSTNVTTIQTTVPQYFIRFYNPTDPVNPSNPVGSWVMRAATVRGLTPAQVREIFALPSLPTNMTLVLVPAGSLIYTGLAAPIAGWGDGGALQSKLIGPPWVPVDNFFNRQTVTSCILCYRTLAPGSNANRIATYLDARIPTAYSDLETVYLNLDMLYFPALSESFRNALDQIGPSRYNGLAADALETGKAVNDAVDQRISAAFIPEPVRTAAFLQVAGPVFLPEGGNQEEKRHIWARLAGGIQRAGALGFNAVSQGIVIGADWKAGQSTLIGLSFGYIHSIQTWTNGGGGAQTDYARIGTYAAWLKRDFFVQAGLNGGYARSDASRPITFSYLVREADSRPESWEVNPRLRLGYRLPTDVLDAVLTLAVDYVHQYRSSFSETGAGSLNLRVDSVQNRTFRSHFGMDVSKRFIVGEAAVLTPLLQAGWAYDYPLDNRSLTAGLSSQPDDFIVYGDDRPASFLTAGAGIALSAGENVSLVSYYGLEYRRDMTNQRLSLELKYRF; from the coding sequence TTGAAGAAGATTCCCATCCTGCTGTGCCTGCTCTGGGCTCTCCTCTGCGTCCCCCTTTCCGCGGCACGATGCGAGGACTGGCGGAATCTGGTGCAGCCCCTCGGCACCCTGGTCGCGGTGGAAACGGCCGCGACGGTGAATGCAAGGCTGGGAGGAATCCCGCCCTTTGAGTCCAGCACGAACGTCACGACCATCCAGACCACGGTCCCCCAGTATTTTATCCGATTCTACAACCCGACAGACCCTGTCAATCCCTCGAACCCCGTCGGATCCTGGGTCATGCGGGCAGCGACGGTGCGGGGCCTCACGCCCGCCCAAGTCCGCGAGATTTTCGCCCTCCCTTCCCTGCCCACCAACATGACTCTGGTGCTCGTGCCGGCTGGGTCCCTGATCTATACCGGACTCGCGGCGCCCATAGCCGGCTGGGGCGACGGAGGGGCACTGCAATCCAAGCTGATCGGCCCCCCCTGGGTTCCGGTGGACAACTTCTTCAACCGGCAGACCGTCACGTCCTGCATCCTGTGCTACCGGACGCTGGCCCCGGGCAGCAACGCCAACCGGATCGCAACTTACCTGGACGCCAGAATACCAACGGCCTACTCGGACCTGGAGACGGTGTACCTCAATCTGGACATGCTCTATTTCCCCGCTCTCTCCGAATCGTTTCGCAACGCCCTCGACCAGATCGGTCCGTCCCGCTATAACGGGCTCGCGGCGGATGCCCTCGAGACCGGCAAGGCAGTTAACGACGCAGTGGATCAGCGGATTTCAGCTGCGTTTATCCCGGAACCGGTCAGGACTGCAGCATTCCTGCAAGTCGCCGGACCTGTTTTCCTTCCCGAGGGAGGCAATCAGGAAGAAAAACGCCATATCTGGGCGCGGCTGGCCGGAGGGATACAACGGGCGGGCGCTCTGGGATTCAATGCCGTTTCCCAGGGAATCGTCATCGGCGCCGACTGGAAAGCCGGGCAGAGCACCCTCATCGGCCTGTCCTTCGGCTATATCCACAGCATCCAGACCTGGACGAACGGGGGCGGCGGAGCGCAAACCGATTACGCCAGAATCGGGACGTACGCCGCCTGGCTGAAGCGCGACTTTTTTGTGCAGGCCGGCCTGAACGGGGGATACGCAAGGAGCGACGCCTCCCGCCCGATCACCTTCTCCTACCTGGTCCGTGAAGCCGATTCCCGTCCCGAAAGCTGGGAGGTGAATCCCCGCCTGAGGTTGGGATACCGGCTCCCGACCGACGTTCTCGACGCCGTGCTGACCCTGGCCGTGGATTATGTCCATCAATACCGGAGCAGTTTCAGTGAAACCGGGGCCGGCAGTCTCAATCTGCGCGTCGATTCCGTCCAGAACCGCACGTTCCGAAGTCATTTTGGCATGGATGTATCGAAAAGATTCATCGTCGGGGAGGCCGCGGTCCTGACGCCGCTCCTCCAGGCCGGATGGGCCTACGACTACCCCCTGGACAATCGCTCCCTCACGGCGGGGCTCAGCTCTCAGCCCGATGACTTCATCGTGTACGGTGACGACCGTCCGGCAAGCTTCCTGACCGCCGGCGCAGGGATCGCCCTGTCAGCCGGAGAGAATGTATCGCTTGTTTCTTACTATGGACTGGAATACCGGCGGGATATGACCAACCAGAGACTGTCGCTGGAGCTTAAATACCGGTTCTGA
- a CDS encoding Zn-ribbon domain-containing OB-fold protein, with product MADVFKGVEPIVYNSKISVPYSWWAGDTASRFFISLRDDQKIIAPRCGTCKKVFMPPRKTCPECFTENTEWIDVSSEGTLVSYSVARRPLEAIPADKKVPVIWGLIKLDGADTALLHYLGDVKPEKVSIGMRVKAVFADSRTGTIRDISHFKPVK from the coding sequence ATGGCCGACGTGTTCAAGGGTGTTGAACCAATCGTTTACAACAGCAAGATCAGTGTCCCCTACAGCTGGTGGGCGGGTGATACCGCAAGCAGGTTTTTCATCAGCTTGAGGGACGACCAGAAGATTATCGCCCCGCGTTGCGGGACGTGCAAGAAAGTATTCATGCCGCCCCGCAAGACCTGTCCGGAATGCTTCACGGAAAACACGGAATGGATTGACGTGTCCAGTGAGGGAACCCTGGTTTCCTACAGTGTCGCAAGGCGTCCGTTGGAGGCGATCCCGGCGGACAAGAAAGTTCCTGTCATCTGGGGGCTCATCAAGCTGGATGGGGCCGACACCGCCCTGCTCCACTATCTGGGCGACGTGAAACCCGAAAAAGTCAGTATCGGCATGCGCGTGAAAGCGGTTTTTGCCGACTCCCGGACGGGAACCATCCGTGACATCTCACATTTCAAGCCGGTCAAGTAG
- a CDS encoding TetR/AcrR family transcriptional regulator, with product MVGKDTKNHILQTAKGIILSKGYAAVGLNEILSTAGVPKGSFYHYFKSKEDFGVALLESYLDEHMEFLKTILLDERVEPFERIMSLFDLYRAGHEEHQCQQLCLVAKLGSEVSDLSENMRAAQSKGIKRWLEVYERCIRKGQEKGSINRNIDATAAAALIYDLWQGASVRKQIDHSTEPLENAIAMIKRLLSPAW from the coding sequence ATGGTCGGTAAGGACACCAAAAATCACATTCTGCAGACGGCGAAGGGGATCATCCTCTCGAAGGGATATGCCGCCGTCGGCCTGAACGAGATCCTGTCCACGGCCGGGGTCCCGAAAGGGTCTTTTTATCACTACTTCAAGTCCAAGGAAGATTTCGGCGTTGCGCTGCTGGAGAGCTATCTTGACGAGCACATGGAGTTTCTCAAGACGATTCTGCTGGATGAGCGAGTGGAACCGTTTGAAAGGATCATGTCTCTGTTCGACCTGTACCGGGCCGGTCATGAAGAGCATCAATGCCAGCAGTTGTGCCTGGTCGCGAAACTCGGATCGGAGGTTTCCGACCTGAGCGAGAACATGCGGGCGGCACAGAGCAAAGGGATCAAGAGGTGGCTTGAGGTATACGAGCGCTGCATCCGCAAGGGGCAGGAAAAAGGATCCATCAACCGCAATATCGATGCCACGGCGGCGGCGGCGCTCATTTATGACCTCTGGCAGGGCGCCTCGGTGCGGAAGCAGATCGACCACAGTACGGAACCCCTGGAAAACGCCATTGCGATGATCAAGAGGCTGCTCAGCCCGGCCTGGTGA